The following proteins come from a genomic window of Misgurnus anguillicaudatus chromosome 10, ASM2758022v2, whole genome shotgun sequence:
- the LOC129448797 gene encoding germ cell-specific gene 1-like protein: protein MSALYLFYHNNNWLISFVLPLVSMLDHMSRRSRSLLSLLLTSLALALSVLAFCTSYWCEGTHKVVKPLCLSPVKMKNCGQNNSEPYTTDSPTPDPRGPSNRTLSPRRREELAKIRQRQLANAVHYIWETGEDKYTFRYFHTGFWESCEKHADGERCRRFLDLTPGETHGVLWLSMIAEFMYISLLGMGFLLMWAEVLCFHKEMHALKINAFAAICIVLSGLLGMVAHMMYTTVFQLTVIVGPKDWRPQTWDYGWSFALAWVSFSCCMGAAVMTLNSYTKTIIELRHRQRLRLEEARATSHAPSYDEVVPGGGMYSVSGLLQCPDVMMDSMWASDGNMGMMREQDVPTLMLVGGCGTGTCEDCEREMDELKEALKGKDSPC from the exons ATGTCTGCACTTTATCTATTCTACCACAACAACAACTGGTTGATCTCCTTTGTTCTTCCTCTGGTCAGCATGTTGGACCACATGTCCAGACGTTCTCGCTCCCTGTTGTCTCTTCTCTTGACCTCTCTCGCCCTGGCTTTATCTGTGCTGGCTTTCTGCACATCTTACTGGTGTGAGGGAACACACAAGGTGGTCAAACCTCTCTGTCTTTCACCTGTTAAGATGAAGAACTGCGGCCAGAACAATAGTGAGCCGTACACTACAG ATAGCCCCACCCCAGATCCTCGGGGTCCATCCAATAGAACTTTATCACCAAGGCGAAGGGAGGAACTTGCTAAGATTCGACAGAGGCAATTGGCCAATGCGGTCCACTACATTTGGGAGACAGGAGAAGACAAGTACACCTTCCGATATTTCCACACAGGATTTTGGGAGTCTTGTGAAAAGCATGCTGATG gtGAACGATGTCGTAGGTTTTTAGATCTTACACCTGGAGAGACTCACG GTGTTCTGTGGTTGTCAATGATTGCTGAGTTCATGTACATCAGTTTACTGGGGATGGGGTTTCTACTCATGTGGGCAGAAGTCCTGTGCTTTCATAAAGAAATGCATGCGCTCAAAATCAACGCCTTCGCAGCCATTTGCATCGTTCTCTCAG GATTATTAGGGATGGTGGCTCATATGATGTACACCACTGTATTTCAGCTGACTGTGATTGTAGGGCCTAAAGACTGGAGACCACAGACGTGGGACTATGGCTGGTCATTTGC GCTGGCATGGGTGTCCTTTAGCTGCTGCATGGGTGCTGCAGTTATGACTCTTAATTCTTACACCAAAACAATCATTGAGCTTCGTCACCGACAGAGACTTCGACTGGAAGAGGCTCGTGCCACAAGCCACGCCCCATCTTATGATGAGGTGGTTCCAGGGGGCGGGATGTACTCTGTCAGCGGCCTGTTACAGTGCCCAGATGTGATGATGGACTCTATGTGGGCATCAGATGGGAACATGGGAATGATGAGAGAACAGGATGTGCCCACCCTTATGCTGGTTGGTGGGTGTGGAACAGGCACGTGTGAGGACTGCGAGAGAGAAATGGACGAGTTGAAAGAGGCCTTGAAAGGAAAAGACTCACCTTGTTAA